The following are encoded together in the Pan troglodytes isolate AG18354 chromosome 6, NHGRI_mPanTro3-v2.0_pri, whole genome shotgun sequence genome:
- the LOC134810632 gene encoding LOW QUALITY PROTEIN: uncharacterized protein LOC134810632 (The sequence of the model RefSeq protein was modified relative to this genomic sequence to represent the inferred CDS: deleted 1 base in 1 codon), producing MGNVPPKAKTPLRCILDNWDQFDPQTLRKKRLIFFCITSWPQYPLQGGETWPPEGSINYNTILQLDLFCRKEGKWSEVPYVQTFFSLRDNSQLCKKCDLCPTGSSQSLPPYPGIPLTPSPTNKQPPSTQMVQKEIDKGVNNEPKSANIPRLCPLQAVGGGEFGPARAHVPFSLSDLKQIKIDLGKFSDNPDGYIDVLQGLGQSFDLTWRHVMLLLNQTLTPNERSATITAAREFGDLWYLSQVNDRMTTEERERLPTGQQEVPSVDPHWDTESEHGDRCRRHLLTCMLEGLRKTRKKPMNYSMMSTITQGKEENPTAFLERLREALRKHTSLSPDSIEGQLILKDKFITQSATDIRKNFKNLETLLNLATLVFHNRDKEKQAEQDKRDFKKATALVMALRQADFGGSGTRKGWANPMPNRACFQCGLQGHFKKTVQILISHPLIHAPYVKGINGRPTAPGDKGPLSQKPLTR from the exons atgggaaatgTTCCCCCT AAGGCAAAAACACccctaagatgtattctggacaattgggaccaatttgaccctcaGACTCTAAGAAAGAAACGACTTATATTCTTCTGCATTACCTCCTGGCCACAATATCCTCTTCAAGGGGGAGAAACCTGGCctcctgagggaagtataaattataacACTATCTTACAGCTAGACCTCTTTTGTAGAaaagaaggcaaatggagtgaagtgccatatgtacaaactttcttttcattaagagacAACTCGCAATTATGTAAAAAGTGTGATTTATGCCCTACAGGAAGCTCTCAGAGTCTACCTCCCTACCCCGGCATCCCCCTGACTCCTTCTCCAACTAATAAGCAACCCCCTTCAACCCAAATGGTCCAAAAGGAGATAGACAAAGGGGTAAATAATGAACCAAAGAGTGCCAATATTCCCCGTTTATGCCCCCTCCAAGCAGTGGGAGGAGGAGAATTTGGCCCAGCCAGAGCGCatgtacctttttctctctcagacttgaagcaaattaaaatagacctaggtaaattctcagataaccctgatggctatattgatgttttacaagGGTTAGGACAATCCTTTGATCTGACATGGAGACATGTAATGTTACTGCTAAATCAGACACTAACCCCAAATGAGAGAAGTGCCACCATAACTGCAGCCCGAGAGTTTGGCGATCTCTGGTATCTCAGTCAGGTCAATGACAGGAtgacaacagaggaaagagaacgATTGCCCACAGGCCAGCAGGAAGTTCCCAGTGTAGACCCTCACTGGGACACAGAATCAGAACACGGAGATAGGTGCCGCAGACATTTGCTAACTTGCatgctagaaggactaaggaaaactaggaaaaagcccatgaattattcaatgatgtccactataacacagggtaaggaagaaaatcctaccgcctttctggagagactaagggaggcattgagaaagcatacctctctgtcacctgactctattgaaggccaactaatcttaaaggataagtttatcacTCAGTCAGCTACAGACATcagaaaaaacttcaaaaacttAGAAACCCTATTGAACTTGGCAACCTTGGTTTTTCATAATAGAGATAAGGAGAAGCAGGCAGAACAAGACAAACGGGATTTTAAAAAGGCTACCGCTTTAGTTATGGCCCTCAGGCAAGCAGACTTTGGAGGCTCTGGAACACGGAAAGGCTGGGCAAATCCAATGCCTAATAGGGCTTGCTTCCAGTGTGgtctacaaggacactttaaaaagacTGTCCAAATACTAATAAGCCACCCCCTCATCCATGCCCCTTATGTCAAAGGAATCAATGGaaggcccactgccccaggggacaaaggtcctctgagtcagaagccactaaccagatga